One Mycolicibacterium rufum genomic window, GGGGGCAGCGCGCCGGTGAGGGCACCCACCACCGCCATCGCGCCGTAACTCATCCCCACATCGGATGCCCGGGCGACCGATGCGGAGAGCCAGCCGAGTTTGACCGCCGTGGCCAGTCCGGCGGCCACCAGCAGCGTCGCGCCCACATGCCCGGTCACGAAGCTCACCACGAGGCGCCAAGCGCCACAGGTCAATTCGGCCGCCAGAAGAAGACAGACCAGTCCGGGTAACCAGAGGTAGATCGATCCCGCGTCGACCACGAACGCGCTGCCGACGAGCGTGCCGACGCGGCCGCGACTCAAGTTGTGCAGATTGGTACTGGCGTGCCGGATCAGAGCGTCGTGCATCACCGGGTCCATCCGCACCATCAGCGCGGTGACCGTCGCCACGATCACCGCATAGCTCAGCGTGACTCGCGCGCGCCGCACGCCGGCGAGCAATCCGGACAGCACCCAGCCCACTATGCGCCCGCTGCGGCGTCGTCCTCCTCCTGGTCGCCTGAGAACTGCCTGCGAGTTCTCAACCGGTACATGGTGAATCCGTCGGGCACGCCGTCCTGCTTGGCGGCGAACACCGGTCGGCGCAAGCGCTTGGCCGTCACCGCGAGGCGCTCCAGTTCCTCCGGCGCGATCCGCTCGAGAGTGGCCTGGGAGACCACGAGTTCCCCGTGGGTGGCGCGCTCCATCACCCGGGCGGCGAGGTTCACGTCGACGCCCAGCCAGTCCGAGCCCAGACGCTGCGGACGCCCGGTGTGCACGCCCACCCGCATCCGCGGTGTATAGCCGTCCAGATCAACGGTTTTCACGCCCGCCCGGGCGGCGAGGACCGCACGCACCGCCGTCGCGGGGTCGGTGAACACGGCCATCAGCCCGTCGCCCATCCGCTTGACGATGTGGCCGCCCGATTCGAGCAGCGGCGGCTCCACCACCTGGGCGACGCGCCGCAGCAGCCGCAGGGTCGCGTCGTCGCCGGCCCGCAGCGACCAGGTGGAGAATCCGACCAGGTCGGTGAAGACCAGCGTCACCTCGGCGTTGGCCGGCCGCCCCGAGACCCGCTCGGTGAGGGCCTGCCAGACCTGCAGCGCGCCGAGGCTGACCTCGCGGGTGACCGCTTCGCGCTGCAACAGCCGGTCCGCTGCTCGCGCGGCGGCGCGGGGACCGCCGACACCGGCGACGGACAGGGGATCACCGAACTCCGGATCGCCCGGCAGTGCGCGACGCGCACGCCGCAGAAAGGACACCGCCCCGGTGTGGTGATTGACGCTGTGCAGCCAGCGCAGCGGTGTCGGCGTCTGACCGCCTGCTGGCTCACCCGGCGGGTCGTCGTCCACGCCAGCCAGCCTAATCGAGCGCCCAGGTGGCGATAAACTCGCAGGTCACAGCCATGCGGCAACCGGATGGAGCCTGCGTAACACCGTGCCGGCGACCGCCTCGATTCGTAGACAACGGTTGTTGTCAGGTCATATCGTGAGGCGATGCGATCAACGACGATGGCAGGCTCGGACAGCCCTGCGGCCCCGCTGGGTCCGGACTCGCTGACCTGGAAGTACTTCGGCGACGTGCGCACCGGCATGCTGGGCGTCTGGATCGGCGCGATCCAGAACATGTACCCCTCGCTCGGCGCCGGCGTCGAGGACCACTCCGTCCTCCTCCGCGAACCCCTGCAGCGGGTCGCTCGCTCGGTGTACCCGATCATGGGGGTGGTCTACGACGGCGATCGCGCGGCCCAGACCGGTGAGCAGATCAAGGGCTACCACACCACGATCAAGGGCGTCGACGCCGAGGGCCGGCGCTACCACGCGCTCGACCCCGAGACGTTCTACTGGGCGCACGCCACCTTCTTCATGCTGATCATCAAGACCGCGGAGTACTTCTGCGGCGGGCTCACCGAGGCCGAGAAGCGCCGACTGTTCGACGAGCACGTCCAGTGGTATCGCATGTACGGCATGAGCATGCGGCCGGTGCCGAGCTCGTGGGAGGAGTTCTGCGAGTACTGGGAACGCACCTGTCGCGAGGATCTCGAGATCACCAGAGCCACCCGCGACATCTTCACGCTGCGGATTCCGAAGCCGCGCTTCGTGTTGATGCCCACCCCGCTGTGGGATCAGCTGTTCAAGCCCATGGTCGGCGCCCAACGCTGGATCGCGGCGGGGGTGTTCGATCCCGCGGTGCGGGAGAAGGCCGGCATGCGGTGGACACCGGGCGACGAAGTGCTGCTGCGGCTGTTCGGCAAGCTGGTCGAGTTGGCGTTCGTCGCGGTGCCCGACGAGATCAGGTTGCATCCGCGGGCGGTGGCCGCCTACCGGCGCGTCGACGGCACGCTGCCCCCGGATGCGCCGTTGGTCGAGGCGCCCGCCTTCACCGGTCCGCCGCGTGAGCGTCGCGGGCTGCCGATGCACTACGTGCCGCGACGAAAGACCCTGCTGGACAGGGCCGGAGCGTTGGTGCACACGACGTTCGCGCTGGCGGCCCTGCGTCCTGCGCGCGGACGGACCCGCGTCGAGGCCGCCTGACGCCCGCGGCGATGCCCCGCGGTTGCGGGGCGGGTGCGAGAATCGGCCCCGACGCCGACGAAGGAGCCCGAGTGGAATTCACCAACAGCACGGCACTGGTCACCGGAGCCAGCGGCGGGATCGGCGAGGAGTTCGCCGTCCAACTCGCGGCACGGGGCGCGAACCTGATCCTGGTCGCCCGCCGCGCCGAACGACTCGAAGCGTTGAAGGAGACGTTGTCGGCCCGACACCCGGGCATCGTGGTCGACGTCGTCACCGCCGACCTCGCCGCGCCGGGATCGGGCGCCGACCTGTACACACGGGTGCATGACCTCGGGCGCAGCGTCGACGTCCTGGTCAACAACGCCGGCATCGGCCTGCACGGCGCCTTCGCCACCCAGGAACCCGACGCGAATGCCGCTCAGGTGCAATTGAATTGCGGCACGCTGGTCGATCTGACCGGACGCTACCTGCCGCAGATGGTCGAGCGGCGCCACGGTGTGGTGATCAATGTGGCGTCCACTGCGGCGTTCCAGCCCACCCCGGGCATGGCCGTGTACGGGGCGACCAAGGCGTTCGTGCTGTCCTTCACCGAGGCGCTCTGGCAGGAGTGTCGGAAGACCGGGGTGACGGTGCTCGCGCTGTGCCCGGGGGCGACCGAGACGGAGTTCTTCGACCGCACCGGTGAGACATTCATGACCGACGGACGGCAGACCGTCACCGAGGTCGTCGACACCGCGTTCGCCGCGCTGGACAAGTCGTCACCGACCGTCGTCTCCGGCCTGCGTAACGCCGTCCTGGCGGCGGGATACCGCATGGCGCCGAGAAAGCTCCTGCTGGCGGTCTCGGAGCGAATGCTGAAGGCGCGCAACTAGTCTCGTGGGGTGTGCGGTGTCGGCGCGGTCGGCTCGGGAGGTCGCGGGCGCCCTGTGCGTGTGCCGCGTCGGTAGCACGGTGCTCGCCGGAATCGTCGCCGGCCCCGCGTCAGCCGGTGCGCTGGGCAACGGCGCGCGAACGGTTTCGGGAATGCCCACCTGCCACCTCGGGCGCCGGTAGGCGGTGTTGATGATCGGGCGCAAGACCTTGTCCATCGTCGCCAGCACCTGTGGCGACGCGCCTGCATCCCGCAGCGGGCTGAGCAGGGGCAGCAGCGGGGTCGGGATCAGGACGGTGGTGGTGGTCCCGCCGAGGGCGTTCGTCGTGATCGTGTACTTCGTCGGCTCGTGAAGGATGTCGCTGAATGCGGCGTCGACATGCAGTTCCCTCGCGCCCATGAGGGCGTTGACGTCGGCGAGCAGGTGCAGCGGGCGGTCGGGGAAATCAGCGACGCCGTCGTACTCGGCCTTGACGATCAGGGTGTCGTAGGGAGTGACGGGAAGAGGCACGTAGCGGCTGCCGCTGCCGAAAACATCATGCGGCTCACGTATCCGTAGACCGCGACGTTCATCTCCGACGGATCGGGTGCGACGTGGCCGGTCTCTGGGTGCGCGCGGTCGTACATCAACCGGTTCAGCACCAAGGACACCGCCGGGGCGCCTTCGGACACCCCGCCGATGGTCCGGAATCCCGTGGTGTCGTAGACCGCGGCGTACAGCGCGTCCGCGGAGACCGCGAGTTTGGTGGAGTAATCACCGGTGTCCACGAAGGGCACGCCGATGCGGGTGTCGTAGCGCGCGAAGTAGCCGCCCAGCGCCGTGGACATCTCCTCCTCGGTCAACTGCGCATGAGCGCCGTGACCGCCGACCAGGAGCGCCGTGCTGGTGGCGCCGGCGGTGCCGGGACACAGCCCCGCCGCGGGGGCGGCGCCGAGGAGGACCGCACCCACCGCAATCCAGAACCGGTTCATGACACTTCCCCTTCCGAGACTTTGCCCGTCGC contains:
- a CDS encoding SDR family NAD(P)-dependent oxidoreductase, whose translation is MEFTNSTALVTGASGGIGEEFAVQLAARGANLILVARRAERLEALKETLSARHPGIVVDVVTADLAAPGSGADLYTRVHDLGRSVDVLVNNAGIGLHGAFATQEPDANAAQVQLNCGTLVDLTGRYLPQMVERRHGVVINVASTAAFQPTPGMAVYGATKAFVLSFTEALWQECRKTGVTVLALCPGATETEFFDRTGETFMTDGRQTVTEVVDTAFAALDKSSPTVVSGLRNAVLAAGYRMAPRKLLLAVSERMLKARN
- a CDS encoding oxygenase MpaB family protein, which translates into the protein MRSTTMAGSDSPAAPLGPDSLTWKYFGDVRTGMLGVWIGAIQNMYPSLGAGVEDHSVLLREPLQRVARSVYPIMGVVYDGDRAAQTGEQIKGYHTTIKGVDAEGRRYHALDPETFYWAHATFFMLIIKTAEYFCGGLTEAEKRRLFDEHVQWYRMYGMSMRPVPSSWEEFCEYWERTCREDLEITRATRDIFTLRIPKPRFVLMPTPLWDQLFKPMVGAQRWIAAGVFDPAVREKAGMRWTPGDEVLLRLFGKLVELAFVAVPDEIRLHPRAVAAYRRVDGTLPPDAPLVEAPAFTGPPRERRGLPMHYVPRRKTLLDRAGALVHTTFALAALRPARGRTRVEAA
- a CDS encoding PE-PPE domain-containing protein, producing MPLPVTPYDTLIVKAEYDGVADFPDRPLHLLADVNALMGARELHVDAAFSDILHEPTKYTITTNALGGTTTTVLIPTPLLPLLSPLRDAGASPQVLATMDKVLRPIINTAYRRPRWQVGIPETVRAPLPSAPADAGPATIPASTVLPTRHTHRAPATSRADRADTAHPTRLVARLQHSLRDRQQELSRRHAVSRRQDGVTQAGDDGR
- a CDS encoding rhomboid-like protein, translated to MLSGLLAGVRRARVTLSYAVIVATVTALMVRMDPVMHDALIRHASTNLHNLSRGRVGTLVGSAFVVDAGSIYLWLPGLVCLLLAAELTCGAWRLVVSFVTGHVGATLLVAAGLATAVKLGWLSASVARASDVGMSYGAMAVVGALTGALPPRWRPAWLGFWFAAAAVVIAGGAGFTDVGHVVALALGVSLSTRFGVRPRWSAPKVALLVLGASFGYLVLADGMVSTVYGLAWGTLGALTAAGFSRLRVVGRAEEQHCC
- a CDS encoding adenylate/guanylate cyclase domain-containing protein; amino-acid sequence: MDDDPPGEPAGGQTPTPLRWLHSVNHHTGAVSFLRRARRALPGDPEFGDPLSVAGVGGPRAAARAADRLLQREAVTREVSLGALQVWQALTERVSGRPANAEVTLVFTDLVGFSTWSLRAGDDATLRLLRRVAQVVEPPLLESGGHIVKRMGDGLMAVFTDPATAVRAVLAARAGVKTVDLDGYTPRMRVGVHTGRPQRLGSDWLGVDVNLAARVMERATHGELVVSQATLERIAPEELERLAVTAKRLRRPVFAAKQDGVPDGFTMYRLRTRRQFSGDQEEDDAAAGA